One stretch of Streptococcus australis DNA includes these proteins:
- a CDS encoding SemiSWEET family transporter — protein sequence MSEKQMKVLGWVATFMSVMMYVSYFPQIMNNLAGQKGNFIQPLVAAINCSLWVYYGLFKKERDIPLAAANAPGIVFGLVTAITALI from the coding sequence ATGTCTGAAAAACAAATGAAAGTTTTGGGTTGGGTAGCGACCTTCATGTCTGTTATGATGTACGTGTCTTACTTCCCACAAATCATGAACAACCTGGCTGGTCAAAAAGGAAACTTCATCCAACCCTTGGTCGCAGCCATTAACTGTAGTCTTTGGGTTTACTACGGTCTTTTCAAAAAGGAAAGAGATATTCCACTTGCAGCTGCCAATGCACCGGGTATCGTTTTTGGCCTAGTAACTGCTATCACAGCTTTGATTTAA
- the manA gene encoding mannose-6-phosphate isomerase, class I, giving the protein MSEPLFLQSVMQEKIWGGTKLRDEFGYDIPSEKIGEYWAISAHPNGVSKVANGRFEGTDLATLYAEHRELFGNRPEPVFPLLTKILDANDWLSVQVHPDDAYGLEHEGELGKTECWYIIAADEGSEIIYGHNAKSKEELRQQIEDKNWDALLTKVPVKAGDFFYVPSGTMHAIGAGILILETQQSSDTTYRVYDFDRKDDKGNLRELHLEKSIDVLNIGEPANSRPVTVKADDLRSTLLVSNEFFAVYKWEITGKVDFEKTADYSLFSVLTGQGQLTVDGKNYPIQKGSHFILPSDVEAWTIEGQGLELIVSHP; this is encoded by the coding sequence ATGTCAGAACCATTATTTTTACAATCAGTTATGCAAGAAAAAATCTGGGGTGGTACCAAGCTACGTGATGAGTTTGGTTACGACATTCCAAGTGAAAAAATCGGGGAATACTGGGCTATCTCAGCTCACCCAAATGGGGTTTCAAAGGTGGCTAATGGGCGCTTTGAGGGAACAGATTTAGCTACATTGTATGCGGAGCACCGTGAATTGTTTGGCAACCGTCCAGAACCTGTATTTCCACTTTTGACTAAAATTCTTGATGCCAATGACTGGCTCAGTGTCCAAGTTCACCCAGACGATGCCTATGGATTAGAACATGAAGGCGAGCTCGGAAAAACAGAATGCTGGTATATCATCGCTGCAGATGAAGGATCAGAGATTATCTATGGTCATAATGCCAAGTCAAAAGAAGAACTCCGTCAGCAAATTGAGGACAAGAACTGGGATGCCTTACTGACAAAAGTGCCAGTTAAGGCTGGTGATTTCTTCTATGTACCAAGTGGAACCATGCACGCTATTGGGGCGGGTATCTTAATCCTTGAAACCCAGCAGTCTAGCGATACCACCTACCGTGTCTATGACTTTGACCGCAAGGACGACAAGGGCAACTTGCGTGAACTTCACCTTGAAAAATCTATCGATGTTTTAAACATTGGCGAGCCTGCTAATAGCCGTCCTGTCACTGTCAAAGCAGATGATCTACGTTCCACTCTCCTTGTATCCAATGAATTCTTCGCAGTTTACAAGTGGGAAATTACTGGCAAAGTTGACTTTGAAAAGACAGCTGACTATAGCTTGTTTAGCGTCTTGACTGGTCAAGGTCAGCTTACTGTTGACGGAAAAAACTATCCAATCCAAAAAGGGAGCCACTTTATCTTGCCAAGTGATGTTGAAGCTTGGACGATAGAGGGACAAGGTTTGGAATTGATTGTTAGTCATCCATAA
- a CDS encoding sodium-dependent transporter, translated as MSEKSQWGSKLGFILASAGSAIGLGAVWKFPYMTAANGGGGFLLVFLISTILIGFPLLLAEFALGRSAGVSAIKTFGKLGNNSKYNFIGWIGAFALFILLSFYSVIGGWILVYLGIEFGKLFQLGGTGDYAQLFTSIISNPAIALGAQAAFILLNIFIVSRGVQKGIERASKVMMPLLFIIFVVIIGRSLSLPNAMEGVLYFLKPDFSKLTSAGLLYALGQSFFALSLGVTAMLTYASYLDKKTNLVQSGISIVAMNISVSIMAGLAIFPAMSAFNIQSEGGPSLLFIVLPQLFDKMPFGTIFYILFLLLFLFATVTSSVVMLEINVGNITNQDNRKRAKWSAILGILTFVFGIPSALSYGVMSDVHILGKTFFDAMDFLVSNLLMPFGALCLSLFTGYIFKKTLAMEELHLDERTWKQRLFQVWLFLLRFIIPIIIIVVFIAQFM; from the coding sequence ATGTCAGAAAAATCGCAATGGGGCTCGAAACTAGGCTTTATTCTAGCATCTGCTGGTTCAGCCATCGGGCTTGGTGCCGTTTGGAAGTTTCCCTACATGACTGCTGCAAATGGCGGTGGAGGCTTTTTACTGGTCTTTCTCATTTCCACTATTTTAATCGGTTTTCCACTCCTGCTTGCTGAGTTTGCCCTTGGCCGTAGTGCTGGCGTTTCTGCTATCAAAACCTTTGGAAAACTTGGCAACAACAGCAAATACAATTTTATCGGTTGGATTGGTGCCTTTGCCCTCTTTATCCTCCTATCCTTTTACAGTGTTATTGGAGGATGGATTTTAGTCTATCTGGGTATTGAGTTTGGGAAATTATTCCAGCTTGGTGGAACGGGTGATTATGCTCAGTTATTCACTTCAATCATTTCAAATCCAGCCATTGCCTTAGGAGCTCAAGCTGCCTTTATCTTGTTGAATATCTTTATTGTATCACGTGGGGTTCAAAAAGGGATTGAAAGAGCATCTAAGGTTATGATGCCTCTGCTCTTTATCATTTTTGTCGTCATCATCGGGCGCTCTCTCAGCTTGCCAAATGCCATGGAAGGCGTTCTCTACTTCCTCAAACCAGACTTTTCAAAACTAACCAGTGCTGGCCTCCTCTATGCTCTGGGACAATCTTTCTTTGCCCTCTCACTAGGGGTGACAGCCATGCTGACCTATGCGTCCTACTTGGATAAGAAAACCAATCTGGTCCAGTCAGGAATTTCTATTGTAGCCATGAATATCTCGGTATCCATTATGGCAGGACTGGCTATTTTCCCAGCTATGTCAGCCTTCAATATCCAGTCTGAAGGGGGACCTAGCCTGCTCTTTATCGTCTTGCCTCAACTCTTTGACAAGATGCCTTTTGGAACCATTTTCTACATCCTCTTCCTTTTGCTCTTCCTCTTTGCGACGGTCACTTCTTCTGTCGTGATGCTGGAAATCAATGTGGGCAATATCACCAACCAGGACAACCGCAAGCGTGCTAAATGGAGTGCCATTTTAGGAATCTTGACCTTCGTCTTTGGAATTCCTTCAGCCCTATCCTATGGAGTTATGTCGGATGTTCATATTTTGGGTAAAACCTTCTTTGATGCCATGGATTTCTTGGTTTCCAATCTCCTCATGCCCTTTGGAGCTCTCTGCCTTTCACTCTTTACAGGCTACATTTTTAAGAAGACACTTGCTATGGAGGAACTCCATCTTGATGAAAGAACATGGAAACAGAGACTTTTCCAAGTCTGGCTCTTCCTTCTTCGTTTTATCATTCCAATTATCATCATTGTGGTCTTTATCGCCCAATTTATGTAA
- a CDS encoding MerR family transcriptional regulator, translating to MYHIKEAAQLSGVSVKTLHHYDKIGLLVPLKSENGYRTYSQEDLERLQVILYYKYLGFSLEKIAELLKEERTDLLPHLTRQLDYLTRERQHLDTLISTLQKTIQEQKGERKMTIEEKFTGFSYQDNQKYHQEAVEKYGQEVMDQALERQKGREDESTAAFNQVFQALAKNLKNGLAATADENQEEAAKLLQAIRTYGFDCSIEVFGHIGKGYVYNPEFKENIDKFGSGTAQYTADVIAAYVRTNGES from the coding sequence ATGTACCATATAAAAGAAGCTGCGCAGCTTTCAGGTGTCTCTGTCAAGACCCTGCACCACTACGATAAGATAGGACTCTTGGTTCCGTTAAAGTCGGAAAACGGCTATCGAACCTACAGTCAAGAGGATTTGGAACGCCTTCAGGTCATTCTGTATTACAAATATCTAGGCTTTTCTTTAGAAAAAATAGCAGAGCTATTAAAGGAAGAAAGGACAGATTTATTGCCCCATTTGACTAGGCAGTTGGACTATTTAACTCGAGAAAGGCAACATCTGGATACCTTGATTTCCACCTTGCAAAAAACCATTCAAGAACAAAAAGGAGAAAGAAAAATGACCATTGAGGAAAAATTCACTGGATTTAGCTATCAAGACAATCAAAAATACCACCAAGAAGCGGTAGAGAAGTATGGACAAGAAGTCATGGATCAAGCCCTCGAGCGACAAAAAGGTCGTGAAGATGAGTCTACGGCCGCCTTTAACCAAGTTTTTCAAGCTCTGGCAAAAAACCTTAAAAATGGACTAGCTGCAACAGCAGACGAAAATCAAGAAGAAGCTGCTAAACTCTTGCAAGCTATTCGTACTTATGGATTTGACTGCTCTATTGAGGTATTCGGTCATATCGGTAAAGGTTACGTCTACAACCCAGAGTTCAAGGAAAATATTGACAAGTTTGGATCTGGTACAGCCCAGTACACAGCAGATGTCATTGCAGCTTACGTTCGAACAAATGGAGAATCATGA
- the ccdA2 gene encoding thiol-disulfide oxidoreductase-associated membrane protein CcdA2: MDSVFFFISVFLAGILSFFSPCILPLLPVYAGVLLDDKDGAQASSEKLSISLVSLLRTLAFIAGISFIFILLGYGAGFLGNLLYASWFQYVTGIVIILLGLHQMEVLHFMRLYKERRLQLKRQGQKGNGYSQAFLLGLTFSFAWTPCVGPVLGSVLALAASGGSGAWQGAGLMLVYTLGLALPFLVLALASSYVLKHFRKLHPYLGTLKKVGGFLIIVMGILVLLGNAYILTRLFE, encoded by the coding sequence ATGGACAGTGTATTCTTTTTTATCAGTGTTTTTCTTGCTGGAATTCTTTCCTTCTTTTCTCCTTGTATTTTACCTTTGTTGCCGGTCTATGCAGGGGTCTTGCTGGATGACAAAGATGGTGCTCAGGCTTCTAGCGAAAAATTGTCAATCTCACTTGTTAGTTTATTGCGAACTTTGGCCTTTATAGCGGGGATTTCTTTTATCTTTATCTTACTGGGCTATGGAGCTGGTTTTTTAGGCAATTTGCTGTATGCCTCTTGGTTTCAGTATGTGACAGGCATAGTAATCATTCTTTTGGGCTTGCACCAGATGGAAGTCTTACATTTTATGAGACTTTACAAGGAAAGAAGGCTACAATTAAAGAGACAGGGGCAAAAGGGTAACGGCTATAGTCAGGCATTTTTACTGGGTTTAACCTTTAGTTTTGCTTGGACGCCATGTGTGGGGCCAGTTCTGGGGTCTGTTTTAGCTTTGGCGGCTTCAGGTGGTTCAGGTGCTTGGCAGGGAGCTGGTCTCATGTTGGTTTACACGCTGGGTTTGGCGCTACCATTTTTGGTTCTAGCTCTCGCCTCCAGCTATGTTTTGAAACATTTTCGAAAACTCCATCCTTATCTCGGAACCCTCAAAAAAGTGGGTGGTTTCCTCATTATCGTGATGGGAATCTTGGTGCTTTTGGGGAATGCTTATATTTTGACAAGATTATTTGAATAG
- a CDS encoding redoxin family protein — translation MKKWKTCLLGVGSICCLTACSAKNMSDEATMKEQTKTEQVSSQTATKGQAVADFELTGVDGKTYRLSDYKGKKIYLKFWASWCSICLASLPDTDEIAKDSGDDYVVLTVVSPGHKGEQAEADFKNWYKGLDYKNLPVLIDPSGKLLESYGVRSYPTQAFIDKEGKLVKTQPGFMDKDMILKSLKEMG, via the coding sequence ATGAAAAAATGGAAAACATGTCTCCTTGGAGTCGGCTCAATTTGTTGTTTGACAGCCTGTTCGGCTAAAAACATGTCAGACGAAGCTACTATGAAGGAGCAAACCAAAACAGAACAAGTCAGTTCACAAACTGCGACTAAAGGTCAGGCGGTTGCTGATTTTGAACTAACAGGAGTAGATGGTAAGACCTATCGTTTATCTGACTACAAAGGCAAGAAAATCTATCTTAAATTCTGGGCTTCTTGGTGTTCTATCTGTTTAGCCAGTCTTCCAGATACGGATGAAATTGCTAAGGATTCAGGTGATGACTATGTGGTCTTGACAGTGGTGTCTCCTGGTCACAAGGGAGAACAAGCGGAAGCAGACTTTAAGAACTGGTACAAGGGATTGGATTATAAAAATTTACCGGTTTTAATTGATCCGTCAGGCAAACTTTTGGAAAGTTATGGTGTTCGTTCTTACCCGACTCAAGCCTTTATAGACAAGGAAGGCAAGCTAGTCAAAACGCAACCAGGTTTTATGGATAAGGATATGATTTTAAAATCATTAAAGGAAATGGGGTAG
- the msrB gene encoding peptide-methionine (R)-S-oxide reductase MsrB, with protein MNDKVKLFVLAGVILLVLTGFYFLLMRNSGQTDSSQIEKASVSQGGKTVKKTEVSKDANLHEIYLAGGCFWGVEEYFSRVPGVTDAVSGYANGRGETTKYELINQTGHAETVHVTYDANQISLKEILLHYFRIINPTSKNKQGNDVGTQYRTGVYYTDEKDLEVINQVFDEVAKKYDQPLAVEKEALKNFVVAEDYHQDYLKKNPNGYCHINVNQAAYPVIDASKYPKPSDEELKKTLSPEEYAVTQKNQTERAFSNRYWDKFESGIYVDVATGEPLFSSKDKFESGCGWPSFTQPISPDVATYKEDKSYNMTRMEVRSRVGNSHLGHVFTDGPQDKGGLRYCINSLSIRFIPKDQMAEKGYAYLLDYVD; from the coding sequence ATGAATGATAAAGTAAAACTTTTTGTCTTGGCAGGGGTCATTCTCCTAGTCCTAACCGGTTTCTATTTTCTATTGATGCGAAATTCAGGGCAGACAGATAGCTCGCAAATAGAGAAAGCGTCAGTTAGCCAAGGAGGAAAAACAGTGAAAAAAACAGAAGTTAGTAAAGATGCAAACTTGCACGAAATTTATCTAGCTGGGGGATGTTTCTGGGGAGTGGAGGAATACTTCTCACGCGTACCTGGAGTGACAGATGCCGTTTCAGGCTATGCAAATGGTAGAGGGGAAACAACCAAGTACGAATTGATCAATCAAACTGGACATGCGGAGACTGTCCATGTCACCTATGATGCTAATCAAATTTCCCTCAAGGAAATCCTGCTTCATTACTTCCGTATTATCAATCCAACCAGCAAAAATAAACAAGGAAATGATGTGGGAACCCAGTACCGTACTGGTGTTTATTACACAGATGAAAAGGATTTGGAAGTAATCAACCAAGTCTTTGATGAAGTGGCTAAGAAATACGACCAACCTCTGGCAGTTGAAAAGGAGGCCTTGAAGAATTTTGTGGTGGCTGAGGATTACCACCAAGACTATCTTAAGAAAAATCCAAATGGCTACTGTCATATCAATGTCAATCAGGCAGCCTATCCTGTCATTGATGCCAGCAAATATCCTAAACCAAGTGATGAAGAATTGAAAAAGACCTTGTCACCTGAGGAGTATGCAGTTACCCAGAAAAATCAAACAGAACGGGCTTTTTCAAATCGCTACTGGGATAAGTTTGAATCTGGTATCTATGTAGATGTGGCAACTGGCGAACCCCTCTTTTCATCAAAGGACAAGTTTGAGTCTGGTTGTGGCTGGCCTAGTTTTACCCAGCCAATCAGTCCAGATGTTGCCACCTACAAAGAAGATAAGTCCTACAATATGACACGTATGGAAGTGAGAAGCCGAGTTGGAAATTCTCACCTTGGCCATGTCTTTACGGACGGTCCACAGGACAAGGGGGGCTTGCGCTACTGTATCAATAGTCTCTCTATCCGCTTTATTCCCAAAGATCAAATGGCAGAAAAAGGCTATGCTTATTTACTAGATTATGTCGATTAA
- a CDS encoding response regulator transcription factor — MTYTILIVEDEYLVRQGLSKLVNVAAYDMEIIGQAENGRQAWDLIQKQVPDIILTDINMPQLNGIQLASLVRETYPQVHLVFLTGYDDFDYALSAVKLGVDDYLLKPFSRQDIEEMLGKIKQKLDKEEKEEQLQDLLTDKFEGNIAQKIQSHLADSQFSLKSLASDLGFSSTYLSSLIKKELGLPFQDYLVRERVKQAKLLLLTTDLKIYEIAEKVGFEDMNYFTQRFKQIAGVTPRQFKKGEGQ; from the coding sequence ATGACCTACACAATCTTAATCGTAGAAGATGAGTATCTGGTAAGACAAGGCTTGAGCAAGCTGGTCAATGTAGCAGCCTACGATATGGAAATCATCGGTCAGGCTGAAAATGGTAGGCAGGCTTGGGACTTGATTCAAAAGCAGGTGCCAGATATCATTTTAACCGATATCAACATGCCTCAGCTAAATGGCATCCAGTTGGCCAGTCTGGTACGAGAAACCTATCCACAAGTTCATTTGGTCTTTTTAACGGGTTACGATGATTTTGATTATGCCTTGTCTGCTGTCAAACTCGGTGTGGATGACTACCTGCTCAAACCCTTTTCTCGTCAGGATATTGAGGAAATGTTGGGGAAAATCAAGCAAAAACTAGATAAGGAAGAAAAGGAAGAGCAGTTACAAGATTTACTGACTGATAAGTTTGAAGGAAATATAGCCCAGAAGATCCAGTCTCATCTAGCTGATAGCCAATTCAGTTTAAAGAGCTTGGCCAGTGACTTGGGTTTTAGTTCGACTTATCTGAGCTCCTTGATTAAGAAAGAGTTGGGCCTACCTTTTCAGGATTATTTGGTGCGAGAACGTGTCAAACAAGCTAAGCTCTTGCTCTTGACAACGGATTTAAAGATTTATGAGATCGCAGAGAAGGTTGGTTTTGAAGATATGAACTACTTTACCCAACGCTTTAAACAGATTGCGGGTGTGACACCTCGTCAGTTTAAGAAGGGGGAAGGCCAATGA
- a CDS encoding cache domain-containing sensor histidine kinase, whose protein sequence is MKRSSLLVRMVISIFLVFLILLAVVGTFYYQSSSSAIEATIEGNSQTTISQTSHFIQSYIKKLETTSTSLTQQTEVLAYAENPSQDKVKGIRDLFLTILKADQDLKTVVLVTKSGQVISTDDSVQMKTSSDMMAEDWYQKAIHQGAMPVLTPARKSDSQWVISVTQELVDAKGVNLGVLRLDISYETLEAYLNQLQLGQQGFAFIINEKHEFVYHPQHTVYSSSSEMEAMKPYIETGQGYTPGHQSYVSQEKIAGTDWTVIGVSSLEKLDQVRSQLMWTLLGASVTSLLACLCLVWFSLKRWIAPLEDLRETMLKIASGDQNLRAKEAGAYELREVTRQFNAMLDQVDQLMAAIRRQEEATRQYELQALSSQINPHFLYNTLDTIIWMAEFQDSQRVVQVTKSLATYFRLALNQGKDLICLSDEINHVRQYLFIQKQRYGDKLEYEIDENPAFDNLVLPKLVLQPLVENALYHGIKEKEGQGHIRVSVQRQDSGLVIRIEDDGIGFQVAGDSSQSNLKRGGVGLQNVDQRLKLHFGENYQMKINSAPEKGTTVEIYINRIETS, encoded by the coding sequence ATGAAACGTTCTTCTCTCCTAGTTAGAATGGTTATTTCCATCTTTCTAGTATTTCTCATTCTCCTGGCTGTGGTTGGGACTTTCTACTATCAATCTAGTTCTTCAGCCATTGAGGCTACCATTGAAGGCAATAGCCAGACGACTATCAGTCAAACTAGCCACTTTATCCAGTCTTATATCAAAAAATTAGAAACCACCTCGACCAGTTTAACCCAGCAGACGGAAGTCCTAGCCTATGCCGAGAATCCCAGTCAAGACAAGGTCAAGGGAATCCGAGATCTGTTTTTGACCATCTTAAAGGCAGACCAGGATTTGAAAACGGTGGTACTGGTAACCAAATCCGGTCAGGTCATTTCTACAGATGACAGTGTGCAGATGAAAACTTCCTCAGATATGATGGCTGAGGACTGGTACCAAAAGGCCATTCATCAGGGAGCCATGCCCGTTTTGACCCCAGCTCGTAAATCAGACAGCCAGTGGGTTATTTCTGTCACTCAAGAACTTGTTGATGCAAAGGGAGTTAATTTGGGCGTGCTTCGCTTGGATATTTCTTATGAAACTCTGGAAGCCTATCTAAATCAACTTCAGTTAGGTCAGCAGGGCTTTGCCTTTATCATCAATGAAAAGCATGAATTTGTTTACCATCCTCAACACACAGTTTATAGTTCGTCTAGCGAAATGGAGGCCATGAAACCCTATATTGAGACAGGGCAGGGTTATACTCCAGGCCACCAATCCTATGTGAGTCAGGAAAAGATTGCAGGAACTGATTGGACGGTTATAGGTGTGTCTTCACTGGAGAAGTTAGACCAGGTTCGGAGTCAACTCATGTGGACCTTGCTGGGGGCTAGTGTCACATCTCTTCTTGCCTGTCTCTGCTTGGTGTGGTTCAGTCTCAAACGCTGGATTGCGCCTTTGGAGGATTTGAGAGAAACTATGCTGAAAATTGCTTCTGGTGATCAGAATCTTCGTGCCAAGGAAGCTGGTGCCTATGAACTGAGAGAAGTGACTCGCCAGTTCAATGCCATGTTGGATCAGGTTGATCAGCTGATGGCAGCTATTCGCAGGCAGGAAGAAGCGACCCGGCAGTACGAACTTCAAGCCCTATCGAGTCAGATTAACCCCCATTTCCTCTATAATACCCTAGATACTATCATCTGGATGGCTGAATTTCAGGATAGTCAGCGAGTGGTTCAGGTGACCAAGTCCTTGGCGACCTATTTTCGCTTGGCGCTCAATCAAGGTAAGGACTTGATTTGCCTGTCTGATGAAATCAATCATGTCCGCCAGTACCTCTTTATCCAGAAACAACGCTATGGAGATAAGCTGGAATATGAAATTGATGAAAATCCTGCCTTTGATAATTTAGTCTTGCCTAAGCTGGTCCTGCAACCCTTGGTGGAAAATGCTCTTTACCATGGCATCAAGGAGAAGGAAGGTCAGGGTCATATTAGAGTCTCTGTCCAGAGACAGGATTCAGGATTGGTCATCCGCATTGAGGATGACGGCATTGGTTTCCAAGTTGCCGGCGATAGTAGTCAGAGTAACCTCAAACGTGGGGGAGTTGGTTTGCAAAACGTTGATCAACGCCTCAAACTTCATTTTGGAGAAAACTATCAGATGAAGATCAATTCTGCACCCGAAAAAGGGACGACGGTTGAAATATACATAAATAGAATAGAAACTAGTTAA
- a CDS encoding TIGR01440 family protein, which yields MDKSRIETETQQVIEDILKKAGLHEGSLFVLGLSSSEVLGGQIGKESSQEIGEIIVKTILDILEGKGIHLAVQGCEHVNRALVVERQVAEQFGLEIVSVLPTLHAGGSGQLAAFKFMKDPVEVEFITAHAGIDIGDTAIGMHVKHVQVPIRPVLREIGHAHVTALASRPKLIGGARAQYPEDSIRKS from the coding sequence ATGGACAAAAGTAGAATTGAAACAGAAACACAGCAGGTAATTGAAGATATTTTGAAAAAGGCTGGATTGCATGAAGGAAGCCTCTTTGTCCTAGGTCTATCTTCTAGCGAAGTTTTAGGTGGACAAATTGGTAAGGAATCAAGCCAAGAAATTGGGGAAATCATTGTGAAGACAATTCTAGATATCCTGGAAGGGAAAGGAATTCATCTAGCTGTTCAAGGTTGTGAACATGTCAATCGGGCCCTCGTCGTTGAACGTCAGGTGGCAGAGCAGTTTGGTCTGGAAATCGTCAGTGTCCTTCCTACTCTTCATGCAGGGGGTTCGGGTCAGCTAGCTGCCTTTAAGTTTATGAAGGACCCTGTTGAAGTGGAGTTCATCACGGCTCATGCGGGAATTGATATCGGAGATACTGCAATTGGCATGCATGTCAAGCATGTGCAGGTTCCGATTCGACCAGTTTTGCGTGAGATTGGCCATGCCCACGTAACGGCTCTTGCTAGCCGTCCAAAACTAATCGGTGGTGCGCGTGCGCAGTATCCAGAAGATTCTATCAGAAAGTCATAA
- a CDS encoding AAA family ATPase, producing the protein MENCVYIISGPPGVGKSTVSKELAYSFDKSAVIEGDMIYLMIKGGLVAPWEDDGFYMDLFWDNIISLTNNFLDRGITVVIEYVIFEDQLKKIAAFLKEKQIKLKYCVLMAEEETLKDRDSSRKEIERTGDLSIQARNDFLAKNSEKRHFLYTDDLDVKETVGIIKTSNQFLISEQ; encoded by the coding sequence TTGGAAAATTGTGTTTATATCATTTCGGGTCCCCCAGGTGTTGGAAAGAGCACTGTCAGCAAAGAGTTGGCCTATTCTTTTGATAAAAGTGCGGTTATAGAGGGGGATATGATTTACTTAATGATTAAAGGAGGACTCGTAGCTCCTTGGGAAGATGATGGATTTTACATGGATTTGTTCTGGGATAATATCATCAGCCTGACCAATAATTTCTTGGACCGTGGCATTACTGTTGTGATAGAGTATGTCATATTTGAAGATCAACTGAAGAAAATCGCAGCCTTCTTAAAGGAAAAACAAATTAAGCTAAAATATTGTGTCCTAATGGCAGAAGAAGAAACCTTGAAAGATAGGGATTCTTCTCGGAAAGAAATTGAGAGAACAGGCGATTTATCAATCCAAGCAAGAAATGATTTCTTAGCTAAAAATAGTGAGAAACGTCATTTTCTGTATACGGATGATTTAGATGTCAAAGAAACGGTAGGCATCATTAAAACCTCAAATCAATTTTTAATTTCTGAACAGTAA